The nucleotide window AGTGTTCGCGGATACGACGCACTTCCTCGCCGTAGAACGTGGTCTTGCGGTCAGAGAGGAACGCAGAGGTGGCGACCCATCGTGCGCCCATGTCGATAGCCAGCACGTCGTCGTACTCGTCTTGTACGGTCACAGACCGCTTCACGACGAGATGGACGTACCAGTCACCGTTACGGCGCACCAACTCGCTGTCCCGAATATCGCCCTCACGGACGAGTTGTTCGTCCTTGTGCGGAACGTGGGCGGGACACCAGATGGAGTTGCCCCGTCCACGCTCAGGGTCGTAGACGGGGAGTTTGACCCACCATGACGAGAGAACGGTGTCCTCGTCGTAGGACACGTCGAACACGTCGTTGCGGAGAACGACAGGCTGTTCGGTGTCGGGGTTCGGGTCTTTCTGTCGCTGGACTTTCGATGCCTGCTGTTTGGTCGCGGAATAGAGGTCGGCGTCTCCACCGCGAACCTCTGTCTGGAACGCCTCGTACTCACGGGCGAGCAGGTCAGCCTTCCTGTTGGTCAGCGAGTGGAGTTTGACCCGCACCGTGGTTGAGACGTTCCGTTGCATGACTACTCACCTGCTTGGTCATCGATGTACTCCTCGATGACTTCGCTGGATACGTCGCCCGCACTTGAGACGAAGTACGAGCGCGTCCACAGCGACGGCAAGCCGAAGTCAAACTCGTCGCGGAGGTGGCGCGAAGAGTAGCCCTTGACCTGTTGCATGATTTTGTTCGGGGCGAGCGTTGGGTCGCCCGTGATGAACAGGTGTACGTGGTCGGGGCGAATCACCAACTCCAGTATCTCTAAGTCGAGTTCGTCGGCTTTCTCCCCGATGAGCTCTTCGAGACGGTCGCATACCTCTCCCTCAAGCAC belongs to Methanonatronarchaeum sp. AMET-Sl and includes:
- the tnpA gene encoding IS200/IS605 family transposase produces the protein MPRGFDRERTNVHKLQYHFIWCPKYRKSVLEGEVCDRLEELIGEKADELDLEILELVIRPDHVHLFITGDPTLAPNKIMQQVKGYSSRHLRDEFDFGLPSLWTRSYFVSSAGDVSSEVIEEYIDDQAGE